A DNA window from Hordeum vulgare subsp. vulgare chromosome 1H, MorexV3_pseudomolecules_assembly, whole genome shotgun sequence contains the following coding sequences:
- the LOC123415055 gene encoding putative laccase-11 — protein MGMRMGMGGLLLAFLLAMPGLTAGLTRRYTFNVTMATVTRLCTTKSIPTVNGRFPGPRITVREGDRLIVNVHNKINNNVTFHWHGVRQLRSAWADGPAYITQCPMRPGQSYVYNFRVVGQRGTLWWHAHFSWLRATLHGPLVILPPRGVPYPFPKPYREVPLMLGEWFNADPEAVIKQALQTGGGPNVSDAYTFNGLPGPTYNCSGANGTFKLKVKPGRTYMLRLINAALNDELFFAVANHTLTVVQADASYVKPFAATTLVISPGQTMDVLLTAATNPSSAAFAIAVAPYTNTVGTFDNTTATAVLEYAPQRFAAIRNLPAPPLPRYNDTGAVTNFSSKFRSLASAQYPARVPLSVDRHFFFTVGLGADPCQSPVNGTCQGPNNTRFAASINNVSFVMPKTSLLQAHYQRRYNGVLAANFPAAPLRKFNYTGTAPNNTFVTHGTRVVPLAFNTSVEVVLQDTSIQGAESHPLHLHGYDFHVVGTGFGNYDAANDTAGYNLVDPVQRNTISVPTAGWVAIRFVANNPGVWIMHCHLDVHLSWGLSMAWLVNDGPLPNQKLPPPPSDIPSCS, from the exons ATGGGAATGAGAATGGGAATGGGTGGCCTCCTGTTGGCCTTCCTCCTGGCCATGCCGGGCCTGACCGCCGGGCTGACCCGGCGCTACACCTTCAacgtgacgatggcgacggtgacGCGGCTGTGCACGACCAAGAGCATCCCGACGGTGAACGGGCGGTTCCCGGGGCCGAGGATCACGGTGCGGGAGGGCGACCGGCTCATCGTCAACGTccacaacaagatcaacaacaacgtcACCTTCCACTGGCACGGGGTGCGGCAGCTGCGGAGCGCCTGGGCGGACGGCCCGGCCTACATCACGCAGTGCCCCATGCGCCCCGGCCAGAGCTACGTCTACAACTTCCGCGTCGTCGGTCAGCGCGGCACCCTCTGGTGGCACGCCCACTTCTCCTGGCTCCGCGCCACCCTCCACGGCCCCCTCGTCATCCTCCCGCCCCGCGGCGTCCCCTACCCCTTCCCCAAGCCCTACAGAGAGGTGCCCCTCATGCTCG GTGAGTGGTTCAACGCCGACCCGGAGGCGGTGATCAAGCAGGCGCTGCAGACCGGCGGAGGCCCCAACGTGTCCGACGCATACACCTTCAACGGCCTCCCTGGCCCCACGTACAACTGCTCGGGCGCCAACGGCACGTTCAAGCTCAAGGTGAAGCCCGGGAGGACGTACATGCTGCGGCTCATCAACGCGGCGCTCAACGACGAGCTCTTCTTCGCCGTGGCCAACCACACGCTCACCGTCGTGCAGGCGGACGCCAGCTATGTCAAGCCGTTCGCCGCCACCACGCTCGTCATCTCGCCGGGCCAGACCATGGACGTGCTCCTCACCGCGGCCACCAACCCGTCCTCCGCGGCCTTCGCCATCGCCGTCGCGCCATACACCAACACGGTGGGGACCTTCGAcaacaccaccgccaccgccgtccTCGAGTACGCCCCGCAGAGGTTCGCCGCGATCCGCAAcctcccggcgccgcccctcccGCGGTACAACGACACGGGCGCGGTGACCAACTTCTCCTCCAAGTTCCGGAGCCTCGCGAGCGCGCAGTACCCGGCGCGGGTGCCGCTGAGCGTGGACCGGCACTTCTTCTTCACCGTGGGGCTGGGCGCGGACCCGTGCCAGAGCCCGGTGAACGGGACGTGCCAGGGCCCCAACAACACCCGGTTCGCGGCCTCCATCAACAACGTGTCGTTCGTGATGCCCAAGACGTCGCTCCTGCAGGCGCACTACCAGCGCCGCTACAACGGCGTGCTCGCGGCCAACTTCCCCGCGGCGCCGCTGCGCAAGTTCAACTACACCGGCACGGCGCCCAACAACACGTTCGTGACCCACGGCACCAGGGTGGTGCCGCTCGCCTTCAACACCAGCGTGGAGGTGGTGCTGCAGGACACCAGCATCCAGggcgcagagagccacccgctgcACCTCCACGGCTACGACTTCCACGTCGTCGGCACGGGGTTCGGGAACTACGACGCCGCCAACGACACCGCCGGGTACAACCTCGTCGACCCGGTGCAGCGGAACACCATCAGCGTGCCCACCGCCGGCTGGGTCGCCATCCGCTTCGTCGCCAACAACCCCG GTGTGTGGATCATGCACTGCCACTTGGACGTGCACCTCAGCTGGGGCCTGTCCATGGCGTGGCTTGTCAACGACGGGCCGCTGCCGAACCAGAAGCTGCCGCCTCCGCCGTCAGATATCCCCAGTTGCTCCTAG